The Oryza glaberrima chromosome 5, OglaRS2, whole genome shotgun sequence DNA segment acttattgcagaaatcagaaagggaaaagcggaacaggcctccgcactcataacctttaccaataaaatatccatgtttagacacgactactttattagactcaaaaaccaacttaaatccgtctctagtcagacgggagccactaacaagattcctgtcgatagaagggacatgctgcacgttcttcagctgcacgatctttcccgaagtaaacttcagatctaccgtgccaacaccatgaacagaagcatgtgacccattccccattaggacggtggaaccccgtgcgacctgataagaagaaaacaatgagatgtcagcacaaacatgtacattggccccagtgtcaacccaccaattagtagactgattaactgaaaaaacagtaggtaaattaccatacccgcttccatctccagtgttgccaatagtcacattagcagacttagaagtctgccctgcaggtgccttcatccccttgcgttgtggacacttcctagccagatgaccaacttgactacacacaaagcaagtcctctcatcctgattaggattgttgttgttcttcttctgcttcttgaagttggtggtctgctgagctttgtatttccccttgctcttgttctgggccttgtgcacaacactGGCActagactgcccaccatcgcccttagacgcggcatccttttcccgagctttctcctcaacatcaagagatgctatcaacccctcaacggagtattcctgtctcttgtgtttgagtgcagtaccgaaacttctccaagatggaggtaatttcgcaataatgcacccggccacaaatttgtcgggtaagacacacttaaggagttcgagttccttagccatggtttgtatctcatgagcctgttcgactacagaacggttgtcagccatcttgtagtcatgaaattgctccatgatatacagatcattgctagcatcagtagcaccgaatttagtattcagtgcatcccacaactccttagcgtcggtcatatgcatatacacctcgaccagacgatcgccaagaacgctaagaatgcatcccacaaagagagtagtggcttcctcgaattgcttctgctgttcagcagtaagaattccttcaggtttgccagtactcacccagaagcatttcatagctgtcagccacagagtgaccctgatctgccatctcttaaaatgcacaccggtgaatttatccggcctcagtgcatcggcaaaaccagccatagtaaaatcacagtgcctacaataaggtttttggattgttgagattataggcatataatgatttaatctattccataaataaatcatgacattacagatgaaaactagcatgaacgcatcattagatctacacatgtaaactacacagtataatatgaacagatcaaatatgcgcaacatattgaacacgtaccgagttgACGGacagaccggctgcttggtcgaaactttttgcaagcgtctacgaaggcacgaaacacgcgagcgaagaggaagacgagccgtcgcgaacgaacagggagcagtcgcgcgaagcgcttcccaaaaaccttattgccgccttctcccggtgcaggacgtcgaaggcagaggttccggagacctgctctcccgatcgccggtgcacgccggcgagcgagatggagtagtctacgagcgacggcgcagtacagagtaggaggcaaaccctagattgatttcgcgtgtgttgcgtgaagacggcgggtcgatttatatagagaagggtcgcttgatcagggcgcccgcacgatctctactgcgcgtaaccgaaccggataagtcgcgcgtaacttatccggactccatgccgtttgcacgcaccggatttttcggaacgtttccaaaacaaaaacgaatccgaatttgcagcaaaacaaaactgcaaaaggaggctgcatctgcgcaagggtgaggagccaatttttcggaccattcgacgcgtacgtcgtgcgcgcgccgccggcccggcgaggcgagcgagcgcgcgcgtgtgtttcccctcttctctccaccacacatgcttcaaatggctaggagggcatcctcccttttaaggaggtccccttctcctagaataagcaaggtggtactaaactccacatgcatgccatcccatgaggtgggcttttgtgattttccaaagaattaatcttcgagtgggctaaggcccattcattaattccaacagtacTAGCTACTACTATACACTTGTACACGTACATGTGTAGTACAGCCTGCAAACCGTGCACGTGGATTGATCTGTACAAGAACCTaacaatttaatttcttttttccctAGCTTACTATCACGTGTAGCGTGTGCTGAAAAGGATTGGGGGTAGTATGACCTAATGTATAGAAGCAAGGTTTAGGAGAGTGAACTAATGTGACTTTTGGAATTGAGTTTGTTTAACAATTCAGATCCACTTGTATATACTAAGTAAAATTCATGCTTATAGTATGAGCATATACACCACTAGTACAAAAGCGATGTCTAGTGCACTAGTATTGTAGGGGCACTACAAGAAAAATGTTTTGTAAATACATTTTTCTAGTACTATAGAAACACTTTTCAAATGCCTTTACAATACTATAGAGGCATTTCAAAAAATGTCTAATAAGTGCCTTATGGTGACGAAGaggcattttataaaatatctaTAAGGTGGTAGAGGCATTTTCTATAGACATTAAATTGTACCACAACCATATGGAACCAGTAAAATGAGAATAAAATATTTTCCCTTGTTTTTGCCAATCCTTGAACTCATGATCTCTTATTCAAATAATTGAACTCATGATCTCTTGAACAAATCATTCTTATCTTCAAGGCACTAACCAACTCAACCCCATGTCATTCATTGTATATGTTTATGCcttaagttacttatatttagtcatttagtatatttttattgtaagAAGTGTCTCTACAGAGTTTAAAGTGTCTCAAGCAAACGTCTTTACATGTTAGACACATTTTAAAGTGCCGAAAGAATGCCTCTACAAGATATAATCTAATAAaatgtgttgaaaatatttctaaagtgtctctagagtaaaaatTTTCTAGATATTTTTGAAAGTGCCTCTATAAAGTATCTCTACGCTATAAACTACTGATCTTAGAGGCAATTTGCAAAATGCCTCTACAAAAGTGTCTTTATATaatgtttttgttgtagtggggAGAAATTATGAATGGCGTATAAGTAATTTGTTAAACCACTAGCCTCCACGGAACCCCTCCTCTTGCCTCGTGTCGTGTACGTTGCTGATCCCCTTCCCCATCATCCACCTGAGGTGGTGCTGcaccagtggcggatccagcgcAGAGGCTAAGGGGCATAAGCCCCCTACTTGTTGGATCTCTATGGAAAGAGAGGGTTATCGTTTCACAACTCTAGCCTAATATATCACCATGGCAGTGAATGAAGGGGTCGTTCCTATGGATGTTGGTTTCGCGTGTGTCATCCGTAATATAGTTACAGCTTGACGGTTTTACTATAGACGTTGGGCCGTCATCTTACATCAATCACTGAAGGATGAAGTAATGGGCACAAAGTTCCTCTTCCCAAGCCTAACGCTAAGTCGTTCGCCAGTTCCTTTGCTGAAGTCGTCTCAACTATAGGCTATCTCTAAGTCCAAGGCGATGTGGTTGCTCAGTGGAAACCTCCTCTACTTCCATTGCCATTCCCTTTCTAGCCACCAGCTCTTCTCCACCCGAGGTGATGTCTTCCTAAATGTTTGCGTATGTTTTGGGTATGCCAGTGTACACCGATAATCCATGGGTTCACCCTGATGTGGGATAATAAGAAGTGGCGTCTTACCATCTATTACTgatgagaagaaaatttatgAGAGGACCGTTCTCACATTGGCATGATACCGTTCTGGTATGCCGCTAATAACAACAataaatatgtaatttaggCTCATAGCTcgatatatatatggatcggaATTAATTAATGTACCACACGAAACTAGAAAAAGTCAGCTAAAATCAAAGATGACACGAGAAACTAACGTACACATGCTACCTTACCACTCACGCCATAGCTAAAGGAGTACTACAGTGTAAGGCCAAAATATGCCGCATACGCTTACACTTCCATCGCCGGCTAGCTGAGACAACGGTGCAATGCAGTGATTACCGGCCGGTAGTGCGTCAATTCAAGCCAACACACGACCAAACATTTCCATGTAGGAGTATAAATTTAAGTCTCGTACATCTGATTAATTGACGGTCGTTATTCTAGCTAGCAGCTGGCTCTCAAATCTCATCGGTTCAATTAATTCGTCTACAGTATACTAACTACTCGTTGATcatgcatactccctccatactcgtaaagaaagtcgtttaggacagcgacacggtctccgaaacacaactttgacttcttatttctataaaaatatttattaaaaaaattatatatgcatacttttatgaaagtacttttcaagacaaatctatacatataatttttacatttttaaactcaagaACTTaaaagttattcatgatttatatttttaaggtttgacttaaacattgtcctaaacgacttcttttatgagtatggagtagTATATATCTACTCGATCAGAGTCTGCATGCATGTACCTAACGATTGTAAGCTGGCGTTTTTAGCCAACGCAAATTAAGACTCCtactatataggagtatatgttAGCGGCTAGTCTCTCTAAAAAGATGACAGAGTGTTAGATTAATAGTTAGGATTTACGGCCTATCTTTTCGTTTAttcttatacttatcagctaaaatttaaattttcaacattaaatttagagttgattttaataactttttcatcatagtttatttttcaacatctgtttttagatcactaagaatatatatataaaagttttattacaaattatttttcgtttgcaaatatgttgtttgacTTATTTCTTAAATAAGCTAAATGATGGGACTATTAGTTTTCTATGGGATGGAGGGTGTACTGGTCCATGCAGCTGCAACATGAAACCGGCCGGTCGATCGAGCAAATAATACATGGGTCGCAGCGCTACTGTGCACGAGAGCGATTGAGCCTGCACGCATGCAGTAAACTGTGGTCCAACACGTCTAAAAAGAGGCCGTTTTTGCACGGCGCGACGACTGTGGCATTGCCTACCTATAGTACAGCCCTACATATGCTAAGAAAATTTCGTTCCAAATTAAGATATATTATATGATACATCATCGACACCCAAGTGATGAAAAACACACACcattcatacatatatattttttagaaataagGTGTTGTCTAATATTTAAGTACATCGACAAAacgatatatatacatgtatatatgtcgGATTAAGTACGGGTATAGAAAACAATTCAGTCTAATCTCGCATGATAAACCGTTTAATTACACAGCCACCTATAATCTATGGCAAGTGAAAAATCAATTGTTTATATAGTCGTAAAATCGATCGTCTATTATAGTCTTATTAGGCCAAGTCCTAGATTGACCTACTATTTTAAACCACATTtaaaacatgataaaaaaatgaatacaaTATTATCGACTCATAAAAAAATGAGTTGTCCATATATTCAACACAACTACCCTACCATCCTACGTGGATCGGTGTATGCTACAGTGCATCCGATAGCTTATACCACTTCAATTAATGCATATGCTTCCGTTTCCATTTGACCAAATTAAACGAAGTGTTCGTGGTACAAACGTACGTTCCTTCAATTAAATTCGGAAATGATTGCACTAACGGGCGTACTTTCTCCGTCCTAATTTAAGTGTAACCTAAGTTTTCGcgtccaactttaatcatccgtcttatttaatttttttataattagtatttttattattatgagatgataaaacattaatagtattttatacgtaacttatatttttaaatttttaaaaatagttttaaataagacaaacggtcaaagcTGTGCACGGAAAATTATGACTGCACTTAAAATTAGACGGAGAAAGTAATTAAGTTTACGTTAGGTGCTAAAGTAGCTGTCAGAACAACACGACAAGTCGGTACAATATTCCTATGAAGTTTGTCACGTCAGAGAGAGAGTTATGGATCAATacgtgtcgtcggttgcattgCATTTGCAATTAACACGTCCATCAATATGTAACAGAGGTACATCAAACGTACTTAAAAACACATTACCTACAAGCCTAAAACTAGCTAGCCATCGACACTGTTAGTGCAACATGCATCCAACAGCAATGCAAACAAATACAACTagatatgtttaatactttatcTTGCATGAGTAACTAGAAGGTCGTATAATTAACCATATAAAAGTACATTGAAACAAAAACCAGTAGATATCACTTTCTTCATTAACATATATGACCTTTCTATAAATGCAGCTATAGTGTGGACTTTTAAAGCTCGAAAGTTCTTAAAATATTATCACACATTCTAAATTTGGATAAAAGGATAATTAGCCACTGTTGTTTCCCTTCATCTTTTGAGGGATTTTCTCTGAAGTTGTTTTAGAAGGGAGATTTTCTCTGAAGTTGACAGTTACTACATGAACAACCATCTGAGATATATAGAACGCCAAGTAGCCAcgtaggatatatatatatatatatatatatatatatatatatatatatatgtgtgtgcgcgcgcgcgcgcgcgcgctgatGAGGATTGAGGAGACAAGAGAAGGAGGAGATAGTATAACATCATGTCACCATTAACAAGAGAAGGAGGAGATGATTCaccttattcaaaaatttatttatttattactttgctataatttattttgtcacTACAACTTACAAGTAGGGGTGGATCCATCGTGGGTGCTAGAAGGATTCGACTCTCTCCTACCTCATTGGATCACCATTGATAGAATGAGTTAAGGAGGGGGGCTgaaggaggaaaaagaagatgAGCCCTCCCTCTAATCAtctattttatttacaaatgatCGAACGTTTTGTTTTCGCTGAGTCGCTGACGGACCTTCACTCACTTGTCACTTAATCTCTAATGGGTAACGAGGGCTCTACCGGTCAGAGATTATATATAGTCCAAGCCCGTCAGATGGAcgtaagtagaaaaaaaatcgttagaaaaaaaaaatggactaGTAGATTGAGTAGAGACTCGTGGCATGCAACTGTCGGAGGCGGCAACCCACGTACCGGCGGCCAAGCTTCCGGACCCTCGCGCGGCGGTTGCGGCCGGGGCCGGCCGGAGAGACGTACCGGAGACGCGTCGCGGAGACGGAGCCCCCACCGTCTCTAAATGCCGCCGCCCTTTTGGTACTTTGATGCTGCAGACGTACGGCTCCCAATTCAATTCTCATGCTGTTTCCATTTAATTTTCGTATACAGATTGCCAGGGAttctgattaattaagtttgtgGTGATCTTAATTAGCCCCCCCCGCCCTGCTACTGCTAGATGTTCCTTTCAAATACAGAGAAAAAGTCGCCTGGTAGATGCGAATGTGATGGAATTTTGCCGGAACTGAATTTAATTATGAGTTGGTACACTTGAGGGGGGGATGATGATCAAATGCTGTAAACACTGTACTTAATTTTGCATGTTGAGTGGTGCTGTCGAGTGTAAACTGTATGGTTGCTGTGCTATGCTGCAATGGACAAGAGCAGTAGGATGTGTCTTGTGACCACAGTTGGTACGTAGTACGTGATCCTTTTTTTCTGATGATATGCATGGCTGCAAACTGAGACTCTGACAAAAGAGATAAAACTGCGCATATGTTTGGAGTAATGTGCTATATATGTAAGCGTTATGCTGCTAATTAAGCTCGTGTGAAGGCACACCAAACATATGCATCTCAAGCAAAGGAGATAAAAATTACGAGTGCTCCTAGTATTCTTCACACAGGACACCCAATAGATGATATTCAATTGACAAGAGCGTCATGTATGATCTATCTGAGTATATCTGACCATAGGTAACAGATATACATAGACTTTATCAGCTCCAAGGCAAGTAGCTAGCAGGCAACCAATTTGTGAATGATATATATTATTCGCTTGTGAATTTTTCAGTGGATTTCTTTGGGTCCAACTTGTGGTAGATTGGTGGTGGATGCATGTGTACCGGGAAGCAGAATTTTCATATAGTAATTAATTATAACCTGGAATTAATGAGAGTAGACAGTGGAAGTTCATTACAGTATACTAGTATAGGATTCAAGATCCATGCAAGCTCGATCTCTGTCTACTCCTTTTGTACTGAGATTTTCCTTAACTTTTCAATAAAAAGGCAGggttcttagaaaaaaaataataatgagaGGGCCACTTGATTTTTAGTATTACAATTCCAAAATGGAGGGCAATATATGTTACCATGTGCCGTATGCACTAATTAATCTGAAGCTTGACTACTTCAGTGGTACTGgctaaccttttcttttctgaaaaatgaacgCATGCATGACGAAAAAACCGACATCTTGTTACAAAGAAATGTTCCATAGTAGCAGAGTACTGTACATCTATCATGGATTGTATTTAAATAATGGATGTAAGTAGACTTTGTGTTCTTATCTTGTCCTTTGTTTATTAATTCTTTCTGAAGAAATAGGAATTCTTATCTTGCAATCGATTGTGGTTACATATCCTCATCAATATGTGGTCCTCTCATCTTATCATGGATATgatgcatgtacatatatatactttgcaTTGTGTGTGGTTCCTTCCCTTTTGAATCAAGAAAATAATATCAAAATAAGTATCAAGTAAGGACCTTGCTCTGCATTACCGTTTGCTTGTGTCACGGATTTGTCTTGTTTCATCTGTTTCAGAGATGTGTCCTGCCTTCCTTGTTATCTTGTTCTTTTCAAAAAACGGACAGGAAATCTTGATGTCTTCCTGGACCAGCTGCTAGCTAGATTCAGCTTGTTGTAGTTAaaaactactgctgctgctactaaaTGTTACAGAAACTATACAAGTTATCGTGCTTAATCATTAGTCCTGTCACATGAAGAAACTCCAAAGTTTCATGTGATGTAGTACCAAGTCCCAACAAAAACTACCAGATACAGTACAATCCAGAGATAAGTTACCTCAACTCAACCAGACAAGAAACAAGAAGACAAGCAGAAGAGGGCACTGGCAATAATATTCATCAAAGCAATAAACTGGAACCATTTCCACAGAAGTAAATtcagaaatattttttagataatactgAGAATCTCAGAAATCTTAGCACAGTAAGATATATACGGTCTTTAATCTAACCTTGCAGAACAAAGAAAAATAGCTAGTACAGTAGTTATCACCTAAATTGACTCGACTCAAGAGCAGTCAAATGTAACTGTCAATTAGTAATTAAGCGAGTGAAATCGTTGTGCTAGTACTCTCTGCTGTCCCCAACTGATTGCGCCCCACATAATgcaagaaagagatagagagaaaatGACTTATCTTGCTTTTTTCTAAGGAAAAAGAaccaaatttggccagccatATGGATTAGATTTAGCCCACTGCTAGCTCAGAGCCGCCTATAAAAGACGCCCATATGCCCAGCCATCCCACAGGCAGAGGACCATCCTAGCAAACGCTGCACTTGTGCTCAGTTCGTCCCCATGCTACACCAATCTCTTCAGAATCTATCTCAGATCGGCACTTACCTATAGCTGAAATGATCAGATATCCTCACTAATCAGGTACTCCCAAGATGCAATAAAACACTATTTCTTTCCtgtttttgttcttcttcttgatttCTACTCCGTTATGTTAATCTTGGCAGCAATAGATTCTGTTGGGCTAGATATATATCTAGCGTATGTTGATCAGCATTTTTTGGTTGGGAGTTAGATTCTGAATTTATTGCTAATCATGCAGTTGCATACTCTTGCATGTGTTTCTGCTGACACGAGCTCATTTAATTTGCAGTTAATTGCAGTGGTAGTAGCAGCAGATAGCTACAGGCGAGTTTAGCTAGCCAATTTGGaagcctcgccggcggcgaccgcgtcATGTACATGGACGCCTTCGGGTGGAGCGCGCCAGCCGCGCCGTGCCAGCCGAGCTGCggccccggcggcgacgacgacgacgacgtcctcctcgccgccgtcttgGGCGCGAGCTTCGAGCTCCACtccctcgtcgacggcggcggcaacggcgccgccggcgccgttcgCTCTGACGATGCCTACGGCCTCGACGTCGACCTGCCGTCCCACCAGATGAGCCTCCTGCGTTGCCAAGATGGTCTGAGTGCTCTTCACGGCGACGCgtccccgacggcggcggcggcggcgttccttGACTCGGTGGATGTGTTGCCAGtgccggccatcgccggcgcgacgcacgacgacggcgggctcCTCGATAGGTTCGCGTTCCCGAACGTTGCCGAGACGACGACCGTGCAAGCCGCCGCGTCGAACACCGCCTTCTCCGGATACAGCAGCaacaccaccggcggcggcaacatcTCCTCCGGCGAGTCGAACACCTACACGGAGGTGGCGTCGACGCCGTGCGCcgtgtcgacgacgacgacgacgacggctctgCCCCCGTCGAAGCGGAAGCTACCAGAGAAGTACCCCGTCGTAGGCACATCATCAACGACGAAGACCACGACGACGTCGGAGACAGCCGCAGAGCGCCGGAGCACCAAGAGAGCGGCcgggggcagcagcagcatcacgttcggcggcggccgccacggcgccggtgcggcggcggcgctgctcggcCTCGGCCGCGGGTACGAGCCGGACACGGAGGCGATAGCGCAGGTGAAGGAGATGATCTaccgcgcggcggcgatgcgccCGGTCaccctcggcggcgccgcctccgcctccgacccgtcatcggcggcgccgccgccgccccagcggCCGCGGCGCAAGAACGTGCGCATCTCCAGCGACCCgcagacggtggcggcgcggctgcggcgggagcGGGTGAGCGAGCGCCTGCGCGTGCTGCAGCGGCTGGTCCCCGGCGGCAGCAAGATGGACACGGCCACCATGCTCGACG contains these protein-coding regions:
- the LOC127773883 gene encoding transcription factor LATE FLOWERING → MYMDAFGWSAPAAPCQPSCGPGGDDDDDVLLAAVLGASFELHSLVDGGGNGAAGAVRSDDAYGLDVDLPSHQMSLLRCQDGLSALHGDASPTAAAAAFLDSVDVLPVPAIAGATHDDGGLLDRFAFPNVAETTTVQAAASNTAFSGYSSNTTGGGNISSGESNTYTEVASTPCAVSTTTTTTALPPSKRKLPEKYPVVGTSSTTKTTTTSETAAERRSTKRAAGGSSSITFGGGRHGAGAAAALLGLGRGYEPDTEAIAQVKEMIYRAAAMRPVTLGGAASASDPSSAAPPPPQRPRRKNVRISSDPQTVAARLRRERVSERLRVLQRLVPGGSKMDTATMLDEAASYLKFLKSQLEALETLGNGNGNGNLLHHGYYTGSRNATATAATGSSNSTVLAFGRDGLAGFVKSNRNLQL